Proteins found in one Paludisphaera rhizosphaerae genomic segment:
- a CDS encoding 3-hydroxyacyl-CoA dehydrogenase family protein — protein sequence MSVQTIGIVGLGMLGRGIATCLLSHGFRVIAYTLEPATRADARAHIASAIEDLVRRGGFPESLISEWKDRYVEAAGLAEMAPCDFVIESIFEDLDAKQRLFDDVEEIVGPNVPIASNTSALPISLLQAGRKRPERFVGVHWAEPCHLTNFLEVVRGEQTDDATTEAAMDLGRRAGKDPALVRKDVEGFIVNRIGYAMYREAFWLLENGVADVETIDRSFRNAFSVWANVAGPFRWMDLTGLPAYLAVMKRLWPQLSQATEPPTLMKELVESGAKGVSNGRGFFDYTPEEAAHWERKLIENVWASREAARKAEPS from the coding sequence GTGAGCGTTCAGACCATCGGAATCGTCGGGCTCGGAATGCTCGGCCGGGGCATCGCGACCTGCCTCCTTTCGCACGGCTTCCGCGTGATCGCCTATACGCTCGAACCGGCGACCCGCGCCGACGCGCGGGCGCACATCGCCTCGGCGATCGAGGATCTGGTCCGGCGCGGCGGGTTTCCCGAGAGCCTCATCTCCGAGTGGAAAGACCGCTACGTCGAGGCTGCCGGCCTCGCCGAGATGGCACCGTGCGACTTCGTGATTGAGAGCATCTTCGAGGATCTCGACGCGAAGCAGAGGCTGTTCGACGACGTCGAGGAAATCGTCGGGCCGAATGTTCCGATCGCCAGCAACACATCCGCTCTACCGATCTCCCTGCTCCAGGCTGGTCGCAAACGCCCCGAACGGTTCGTCGGCGTGCACTGGGCCGAGCCTTGCCATCTGACGAACTTCCTCGAAGTCGTCCGCGGCGAACAGACCGACGATGCGACGACCGAGGCTGCGATGGACCTGGGACGGCGCGCGGGCAAGGACCCGGCGCTGGTGCGCAAGGACGTGGAGGGGTTTATCGTCAACCGGATCGGCTATGCGATGTATCGCGAGGCGTTCTGGCTGTTGGAGAACGGCGTCGCGGACGTCGAGACGATCGACCGGTCATTCCGCAACGCGTTCTCCGTCTGGGCGAACGTTGCCGGCCCGTTCCGCTGGATGGATCTCACCGGCCTGCCGGCGTATCTCGCCGTGATGAAACGCCTCTGGCCTCAATTGAGCCAGGCGACCGAGCCGCCCACATTGATGAAGGAACTGGTCGAGAGCGGCGCGAAGGGCGTCAGCAACGGCCGGGGTTTTTTCGACTACACCCCCGAAGAAGCCGCGCACTGGGAACGGAAGCTGATCGAGAACGTCTGGGCGTCGCGCGAGGCGGCTCGGAAAGCTGAGCCCTCGTAA
- a CDS encoding RidA family protein, which produces MSEREEKLIALGYPIEKTTPEGDLVDAVAITGSIVYASGQVPFDGSELVGKGKVPSEVGVDEATRAAALCAANVLRAVRKRLGSLDAVARVVRITGYVNSDPDFTDHHLVINGASRLVRDVFGEDGRHARTALGMAQLPLGSCVEVEMILELRN; this is translated from the coding sequence GTGAGCGAGCGAGAAGAGAAGCTGATCGCGCTGGGCTATCCCATCGAGAAGACGACGCCTGAAGGCGATCTCGTCGACGCCGTGGCGATCACGGGAAGCATCGTCTATGCCTCGGGTCAGGTTCCTTTCGACGGCTCCGAACTCGTCGGCAAGGGGAAGGTCCCCAGCGAGGTCGGCGTCGACGAGGCGACGCGCGCCGCGGCTCTGTGTGCGGCCAACGTGCTCCGGGCGGTCCGCAAACGCCTTGGTTCGCTCGACGCGGTCGCCCGAGTGGTTCGGATCACCGGCTACGTCAACTCGGATCCCGATTTCACCGATCACCATCTGGTGATCAACGGCGCCTCGCGGTTGGTGCGTGACGTCTTCGGCGAGGACGGCCGGCACGCACGGACTGCGCTGGGGATGGCCCAACTCCCCCTTGGTTCCTGCGTCGAGGTGGAGATGATCCTGGAGCTTCGAAACTAG